One genomic window of Coffea eugenioides isolate CCC68of chromosome 1, Ceug_1.0, whole genome shotgun sequence includes the following:
- the LOC113777280 gene encoding cysteine-rich repeat secretory protein 3 isoform X1: MGSSCILSILLLTSFIKLGFSADYTSLVYKGCADQKFQDPTGDYSKSLENLLDTLTSRSSSTKFYKATSGQGQSAIIGLFQCRGDLSSNDCNNCVKKTPDVSRRLCGNAIAVRVQLGGCYLRYEASGFRQVNATELLFKICGSTQASGSGFQDRLDAALGEIAKGMGSSGNGFYTGGYQSVYVLGQCEGDLASGDCADCVKAASQRAKSECPASISAQIYLQQCYISYTYYPNGVPPRSLSSSGSGGTGPNTQKTVAIVLGGIVGVGLVIAVLSVMRSGLKKKGRPKDTGGY, from the exons ATGGGTTCCTCTTGCATCCTCTCTATCTTGCTCTTAACTTCGTTCATCAAACTGGGGTTTTCTGCTGATTACACAAGTTTGGTATACAAAGGATGTGCCGACCAAAAATTCCAAGACCCGACTGGGGATTACTCAAAGTCCCTCGAGAATCTGCTGGACACCCTGACCTCTCGATCTTCCTCAACCAAGTTCTACAAAGCCACGAGCGGTCAGGGCCAATCAGCCATCATTGGGCTGTTCCAATGCAGAGGTGACCTCTCCAGTAATGACTGCAACAATTGCGTGAAGAAAACCCCGGACGTGTCCCGGAGATTGTGTGGCAATGCTATTGCCGTCAGAGTTCAGCTGGGAGGCTGTTATTTAAGGTACGAGGCGTCGGGGTTTAGGCAGGTGAACGCCACCGAGTTGCTGTTCAAGATTTGTGGGTCGACTCAGGCGAGTGGGAGTGGGTTTCAGGATAGATTGGACGCGGCTTTGGGGGAGATAGCCAAGGGTATGGGGAGTAGTGGGAATGGGTTTTACACGGGTGGGTACCAGTCGGTGTATGTGTTGGGCCAGTGTGAAGGTGATTTAGCAAGTGGGGACTGTGCGGACTGCGTGAAAGCCGCCAGCCAGAGGGCTAAAAGTGAATGCCCCGCCTCTATTTCAGCTCAGATTTATCTTCAACAGTGCTATATTAGCTATACTTACTATCCCAATGGGGTCCCCCCCAGATCACTGTCATCGTCGGGATCAGGAG GAACAGGGCCAAACACGCAGAAGACGGTGGCTATTGTGTTGGGAGGGATTGTGGGGGTTGGCTTGGTAATTGCAGTTCTCTCAGTTATGAGATCAGGACTGAAAAAAAAGGGTCGGCCCAAGGATACAGGAG GTTAttaa
- the LOC113777280 gene encoding cysteine-rich repeat secretory protein 11 isoform X2, with protein MGSSCILSILLLTSFIKLGFSADYTSLVYKGCADQKFQDPTGDYSKSLENLLDTLTSRSSSTKFYKATSGQGQSAIIGLFQCRGDLSSNDCNNCVKKTPDVSRRLCGNAIAVRVQLGGCYLRYEASGFRQVNATELLFKICGSTQASGSGFQDRLDAALGEIAKGMGSSGNGFYTGGYQSVYVLGQCEGDLASGDCADCVKAASQRAKSECPASISAQIYLQQCYISYTYYPNGVPPRSLSSSGSGGPNTQKTVAIVLGGIVGVGLVIAVLSVMRSGLKKKGRPKDTGGY; from the exons ATGGGTTCCTCTTGCATCCTCTCTATCTTGCTCTTAACTTCGTTCATCAAACTGGGGTTTTCTGCTGATTACACAAGTTTGGTATACAAAGGATGTGCCGACCAAAAATTCCAAGACCCGACTGGGGATTACTCAAAGTCCCTCGAGAATCTGCTGGACACCCTGACCTCTCGATCTTCCTCAACCAAGTTCTACAAAGCCACGAGCGGTCAGGGCCAATCAGCCATCATTGGGCTGTTCCAATGCAGAGGTGACCTCTCCAGTAATGACTGCAACAATTGCGTGAAGAAAACCCCGGACGTGTCCCGGAGATTGTGTGGCAATGCTATTGCCGTCAGAGTTCAGCTGGGAGGCTGTTATTTAAGGTACGAGGCGTCGGGGTTTAGGCAGGTGAACGCCACCGAGTTGCTGTTCAAGATTTGTGGGTCGACTCAGGCGAGTGGGAGTGGGTTTCAGGATAGATTGGACGCGGCTTTGGGGGAGATAGCCAAGGGTATGGGGAGTAGTGGGAATGGGTTTTACACGGGTGGGTACCAGTCGGTGTATGTGTTGGGCCAGTGTGAAGGTGATTTAGCAAGTGGGGACTGTGCGGACTGCGTGAAAGCCGCCAGCCAGAGGGCTAAAAGTGAATGCCCCGCCTCTATTTCAGCTCAGATTTATCTTCAACAGTGCTATATTAGCTATACTTACTATCCCAATGGGGTCCCCCCCAGATCACTGTCATCGTCGGGATCAGGAG GGCCAAACACGCAGAAGACGGTGGCTATTGTGTTGGGAGGGATTGTGGGGGTTGGCTTGGTAATTGCAGTTCTCTCAGTTATGAGATCAGGACTGAAAAAAAAGGGTCGGCCCAAGGATACAGGAG GTTAttaa
- the LOC113765206 gene encoding mitochondrial import receptor subunit TOM9-2 — protein sequence MSSARISGGVSLPDRGSSSKSGGGVISRMASSFSQSPVVYQGKRVASDAAFVTKKLLQSTGKAAWIAGTTFLVLIVPLIIEMDRDQQLSELELQHASLLGSSPSASGPQK from the coding sequence ATGTCGTCGGCCAGAATTAGTGGAGGTGTTTCACTGCCGGATAGAGGATCCAGCAGCAAGAGCGGCGGAGGTGTAATATCTCGAATGGCGTCATCGTTCTCCCAGTCTCCGGTGGTTTATCAAGGCAAGCGCGTTGCCTCCGATGCAGCCTTCGTTACTAAGAAGCTTCTCCAGAGTACTGGAAAGGCCGCGTGGATTGCCGGGACTACTTTTTTGGTCCTCATCGTTCCTCTCATCATTGAGATGGACCGCGACCAGCAGCTCTCCGAACTCGAACTTCAGCATGCCAGCTTGCTTGGTTCCTCTCCCTCCGCCTCTGGACCCCAAAAATAA